CGGCTGCGGTGGTGAGTGGCGGTAATTTGCCGTTGTGGGAAGAAGCCGCCTTTTGGACATTCTATAATCTGCCGAATTTTGTCGAGCCCTACTTGCTGGCAATCACCCAACTGGGGAATATTTTTGTATTATTCGGGTTGGCAATTTTTTATGCCGTATATCGGCGCTATGGAATATTATTGAAGCTCCTATTAAGCGGCTGTTTGGCTTATGTGGTGTCGGGTGTAGCAAAAGATTTATTGGGGCGTGGACGGCCGGCTGAATTTTTCAGTGATTTAGTGGTGCGTGACTATATAGTGCGTGGGCCTGGGTTTCCTTCTGGGCATGCGGCGTTAGCAACGGCTATAGCAGTTACTTTATCGACCGTGCTGCCGCGAAAGCACAAATGGTGGGTTATGACGGTGTTAATCGGTGGCGTAAGTATCTCTCGTGTATTTTTAGGCGTTCACTTACCGATGGACGTGGTTGGCGGTATTGCTGTGGGCTGGGCTTGTGGCGAGGTGTTTAAATATGTGGATATTGTTGATAAGACCAAGCATCCAAAACCAGGGATAACCGACAAGTTAAGGAAGAAAAAAGGCAAGGCTAAAAAGAGCTCAAAACGTAAGCAAAAAGGCTTGAAGGCTAAAAAATAAGGGCGTATTATATGGGTGGAAGTGTGAGGCTTCCATTGACCTGCAGGCGACTGCCTGGGGTCTAAAAATTTGAGAGGAGGTGATTCCTCCTCTGACGCGCAGGGAAAATGAAGTACATTTTCTCTGGCTGCTCTCCTCCCAATATGGACATACTTTCAGCGAAGTAAATCCGCATGAAAGATGGATTTGATAATGAGTACGGCCGCCAGTTGCTCGCAAAGAAATCCGCTTATACACCCAAGCGCAAACGCCAAAACTCCGAGTTACGCTCACATACGGAGCCAAAAACCGCAGATGATATGTCGTTAATGAACTCCGGCTGCTCTCCCTCGAACTTAACATGCATTTAGCGAAATAAACTCGCAAAAAGCATAAAAATCGCAATCTAACCCGAGTAATAACTTTGCCTAATTTACTGGCAGGAGTGGCAGAGGCCGCGGATTTCTAGTTGGTGATCGTTGCTCTCAAAGCCTCTGTAGTGCCGAGTCTATCAAGGTTTGCCTCAGGGCTTTGTCTTCTGGCAGTGCCGGTAACGCTACCGCATTTTAGACAAGTTAAGTGATGATGATGGCCACGGAACTTGTCGTTAACTCCCAACTTGGAGTGCCATCCGAGTTGTAGCCGTGATTATGCCAAGACGTTCAAAAACACGAATATTGCGATACACAGTTGCCTGATCTTGTCGAGGTAGAAGCTTGATAAGGTCACGTATAGTCAGTGCATTATGCTTCTGCATGATAAAAAATAATCGCATACGCTGCTTGGTTACGAAGTGACCGTGACTCTCTGAGTCTTTTTGAATGACAAGAATTCCTGATTCATATAGGCGATTTTACGACAAATTGCGAATTATTTG
This portion of the Candidatus Saccharibacteria bacterium genome encodes:
- a CDS encoding transcriptional repressor gives rise to the protein MLVIQKDSESHGHFVTKQRMRLFFIMQKHNALTIRDLIKLLPRQDQATVYRNIRVFERLGIITATTRMALQVGS
- a CDS encoding phosphatase PAP2 family protein, encoding MTKNHYIRFRPGPTLQLFMAMILFVASAAVVSGGNLPLWEEAAFWTFYNLPNFVEPYLLAITQLGNIFVLFGLAIFYAVYRRYGILLKLLLSGCLAYVVSGVAKDLLGRGRPAEFFSDLVVRDYIVRGPGFPSGHAALATAIAVTLSTVLPRKHKWWVMTVLIGGVSISRVFLGVHLPMDVVGGIAVGWACGEVFKYVDIVDKTKHPKPGITDKLRKKKGKAKKSSKRKQKGLKAKK